Below is a window of Camelina sativa cultivar DH55 chromosome 11, Cs, whole genome shotgun sequence DNA.
ggGACAAACAAAATGTAACAAATTCATAATTATCTCGTCATAATAATGTCATGGATTAAGTCATGACATGACTGAAAGTTGTCTCAATCAGTGACAAAATTGTGTCGATAATTTAAGTCATAACAATTATAATGGTATTATGACATTTTCTCAAATATACATTGATCAAccagttaaatatatttttatatagtgaATTTTCATTGTATCTTTttgagaaaaacataaattaataataaaaaaatcttattttaacatgatagaaaataaatcaaatacatCTTTcacatttcataattttctttaaaaactgaaaatgaGTATACTGTTTATAAAGTAGAGATAACTATTTTAACTTGTGTAAACATCCATTAAGCTTATTTCATGTCTATCCATCTCATGTCTACCACTTAATCCCTGaaacaacataaatataaacaaaaaagattgttaatctatactaaataaaagtagaagctataagctccttaaGACGTCcatataggattttaaacaacctatcgggATTTAAcatgtcactcattaacattttctaaattttagaattaaatattattaagaactattttaaacaacctatcaggatttgacatgtcattcattaacattttctaaattttcagaattttaaatttatggaaataaaagaactatgtacaacgtcccacatcggctagaatttttttagacaatggttcagaaccataagattaatatgcttccaacaacgaatgagcaggaaaacttgctttatcaggcgtccaaatttttaaaaaatttaagtttaaaatattataattattaaaactttttaaaagttcaaatattataaatatttaaactttatagggtgtttcaaaatattataaatacctccatagaaagtttaaaatattataaatatttaaactctataagaagttcaagtattattaatatttaactctaaaaaattttaaaacatgtttttatgtatgactttatagatgatttgatattgtttctgTAAAATTATCTTTTGGGTCAAAGGAAGAAGGGTTGACATCGCAAGAtattgatttgatgttgtttgagttaatttttgaggTTTTAAAAAGAAGGATCAATAACAAGCAcaaatgttttattagctatacatgtgttcatattactttctctacaagtaatttgcaattttgtaatattaaaaattttggtatatcaaataaacccacacGTAGGGTGGGTTTAGGAATACTTAATGATTCTTCAAGTATAAGCAAAATACATAATTGACAAATACTCCCCTTATTGGaattaacaaaaagttaataCGATATATAATTTACCTTTGATCTTTGCTtttgaaattaacaaaagagttaATAAGATCATGCAATTTGCTTCCTTTGTCTTCTAGGTAATTTGACTCCGCTTTCCAAAGAAATTACTTTTGTTTCAATGGGTTGTTGTTGTAGTGCAATTCtgattaattgttttttgaTGTAATTTTGCTTGGTCGCAGTTTTCCGAAAAATATTAGacgtatttttttcatttatatcaCTCCTATCAGTGATTAATTGATCCATTTCTGTAATCTACAAGGAGAATAATTTGTCAGCTAGATAGAAATTACATGTTGTTAACAAGTAAATAACAATATCTTTACAGGACAATACATTTAAAATGATAAactctgataaaaaaaatattaatacaaaaattattttgtagcTGTAGTGGTCAGATGATAAAATGACAACTTAGATATAGAACGTAAACTACCACAGagctttagattttattccCACAGAAAGCGACCTTCCTAATTGGAAACCCTACCATGTTTCTTTCCCCCAATAACACCTTTTGCTTTCTCTAAATCTCTTTGCACAAACTCTTCTCTCGCCGTGTCTAAATTTAGGtttatcttgggcttctaactaaaaaccaattggcaattagtagattgactctaaccctttatatattaatgataatcttttcaaacttcagatgtgggacttagATTGcatcccaacaatctccccttcaaaccaATGACCACATGTGGAATATTAAcacgcctcctcgagatgataactccatctcgaacTGATCACATttggaccgataataaaccccttATTGGGCCTCCATTACTcgggttaacaagaggcatgtccgtatccacttttctaggtccaccAGAATTTTAACTTTggactctgataccatgttaaatttgggtttatcttgggcttctaactaaaaaccaattggcaattagtaaattgaccctaaccctttatatattaatgataatcttttcaaacttcagatgtgggacttggattgcaTCCCAACAGTCTCCACCTCTAGTAAAAAGCACATTACAACTTCTCAATGCTCATAATGAAACCATGGTACAAACAATTgccttctttatctttttcatgGAGGAAAAATCCCTGGCTCGTAGAGCCATCAACTCTACAAATGATCTTAAACACATGTGACCACATAAATCTGTTCTTGAATTCACAAAGGACCAACCTCTTGTGCGCATTAACTGGCATCCTACAAGTACAGCAGAGAAGAAACCAGCCATCACGTAACCAAACCTCTTGTTTTGCTGAACCCAAATCCCAACAAGAGACTTCACCACCTCTACAAGTAACTGACAAAGCGCCTTGCAAAAAGAGGTCCCGGTTCGCCATTGGACTTTTCAAATAAAAGGAAGAACCTTTACTACTTCACATTGGACAAGCCAAGACCTTTGCAGCACAAGACTATAGATTGCAAAGGTCGCTTGGAGAAAGAAATGAgagataacaaacaaacacatcttCTGGAAGCGTAAGAAGCAAGCAAGCACCATATAATTCCTTGTTTATCATGTCCTACGAGTCCAAATTGCTACAAACCCACCAAATCTGATTCCATAAGAATAAGAGATTTAGTGATTTACAGTTGAGAGGTTTGAGTTACctagaaataaaattagacagTAAACTCAAAATAGCGTTTACGTTTTTTTCATTACACATGAATTTGAAAACTAGTTTTTAAGAATTCCAAgcgatttttatttaattgtttatttgaaGTTGAACTTACTTATATCATCGGACAGACAGTCATCGTTTTAAAagtattgaaattttataaaaaaagtttatattccATCAAAAATTTCTAAGAGCCAAAGGTTGAGATGTTTTTCtattaatgtaaaaaatttaaaatttaaaatgtatatatatggagaAAATTAGGAAAgcataaaaaattattttaatttacctTACAAATAAAGTAcgtttaagaaattttttaacaCAGATCTATGATACTCCAAGAgaattcataaaatttatatttcttgtAACACACCGACAATAATTAGTTGGTCTAAAACTACCAATATGAAAGTCGTCTCTTGGAACTGTCAAGGCGTGGGCGCGCAACTGACTCAATCACGATTAAAACGTTTATGTCGTACTTTAAAACCACATTTTGCTGTTTTTGTGTGAAACTTTAAATAGATGTGAAATTGTGCCTGACTTTACTTCTGTATTAGGATTTATTATGTAATTACTGAGCCCCTCATAGTAGGAGTGGTGGCCTAGCTATTATGTGGACGAAACATGTATAGTTGTCCCTTCTTTCAAAGGACGAACGTATGATAGACGCCCATATtatctttaataaaataagtttCTATTTATCTTGTTTATATGGACATCCTGTCCAGAGTGAAAGACATGTTTTGTGGGAAAGATTAACAACTATAGGAATGACTAGAAATGCTCCATGGCTTCTTATGggtgatttcaatgaaattCGCAATAATCATGAAAAGAGAGATCAATGGACTTTCAGAGACTTTGGGAAGGTGATCACATGTTGCAACCTGAAGGATTTGCGGTCTAAAGGTGATAGGTTTACATGGGTTGGAGAAAGATATACTCAAACGGTGAAGTGTTGTCTCGATCAAGTGATGGCGAACAAAGAAATGAGTATAAAATACTCAAATGCAGAAACAGAGTTCCTAGAATTT
It encodes the following:
- the LOC109127353 gene encoding LOW QUALITY PROTEIN: putative F-box protein At5g39470 (The sequence of the model RefSeq protein was modified relative to this genomic sequence to represent the inferred CDS: deleted 1 base in 1 codon; substituted 1 base at 1 genomic stop codon) encodes the protein MINKELYGACLLLTLPEDVFVCYLSFLSPSDLCNLXSVLQRSWLVQCEVVKVVKSLVGIWVQQNKRFGYVMAGFFSAVLVGCQLMRTREVETVGMQSKSHI